The nucleotide sequence GCCGGCTGCGGGCCCACTCCCGCTTCCTCATCACCCGCAAGCACACCGGCAGCGCCTTCGTCACGGCGGTGTGCCGGCTGTGCGACCACGTCGTGGTCGACCGCGCCGACGGCGCCCCGGCCTACGCCGAGGCCGTGGCCAAGCTGGCGCGCGGCGAGTTCCTCGCGGTGTTCCCGGAGGGCGGGGTCAGCCGCAGCTGGACCGTGCGCCCGCTGCGCACCGGCGCCGTGCGCATGGCCGCCGAGACCGGCGCGCCCGTCATCCCGGTGTCCGTGTGGGGCGGCCACCGGATGCTCACCCGCGGGCGCGGCCGGATCCGGCTGCGCGACGTGTGGCGCACGCCGGTGCGCGTGCACGTCGGCCCGGTGCTGCGGGTGGACCCCGACGAGGACGTCCGCGCCGCGAGCGCCCGGCTGCGCGCGGTGCTGCAGGAGGGGATCGACCGGTGCATCGACAGCTACCCCGTGACCCCGGAGCCGGGTGCGTGGTGGATGCCGGCGCACCGGGGCGGGAGCGCGATCACGGTCCAGGAGCAGATCGACGCCGACGCCCGGGAGCGGGAGGCCTACAAGCGCACCGGCTGAGCCCGGCCGGGGCACCGTCTCAGCGGAAGCCGG is from Kocuria rosea and encodes:
- a CDS encoding lysophospholipid acyltransferase family protein: MAPQLRPNKYAYRAIVLAGLAAVKLFRVPLLASGEEHLPTDQVVRGLQREVRPGRGAVVAVTHFGYLDFVFAQLVVWRRLRAHSRFLITRKHTGSAFVTAVCRLCDHVVVDRADGAPAYAEAVAKLARGEFLAVFPEGGVSRSWTVRPLRTGAVRMAAETGAPVIPVSVWGGHRMLTRGRGRIRLRDVWRTPVRVHVGPVLRVDPDEDVRAASARLRAVLQEGIDRCIDSYPVTPEPGAWWMPAHRGGSAITVQEQIDADAREREAYKRTG